A single Brassica rapa cultivar Chiifu-401-42 chromosome A04, CAAS_Brap_v3.01, whole genome shotgun sequence DNA region contains:
- the LOC103863079 gene encoding 50S ribosomal protein 5, chloroplastic isoform X1, which yields MSLLCFNPLAPLSSQRLQLSSSASPAVFILKPNRVSLNGYNLSISNGRAVIVKAAASGVDGAEAESNEEPPKTVVAAVPVDKLPLESKEAKEKMLLEQRMKMKLAKKIRLRRKRLVRKRKLRKKGRWPPSKMKKLKNV from the exons ATGTCTCTTCTCTGTTTCAATCCTCTCGCTCCTCTCTCTTCTCAAAGGCTTCAGCTTTCGTCTTCCGCTTCACCAG CAGTTTTCATCCTTAAACCCAATAGAGTCTCACTCAATGGGTACAATTTGAGCATTAGCAATGGAAGAGCAGTGATTGTGAAGGCAGCTGCTTCTGGCGTGGACGGAGCTGAGGCTGAGAGCAATGAGGAACCACCTAAGactgttgttgctgctgttCCTGTGGATAAACTACCGTTGGAATCAAAAGAAGCTAAAGAGAAGATGTTGCTGGAACagaggatgaagatgaagctGGCCAAGAAGATTAGGCTAAGGAGGAAACGTCTGGTTCGTAAGCGGAAGTTGAGGAAGAAAGGTCGATGGCCACCTTCCAAGATGAAGAAGCTCAAGAATGTCTAG
- the LOC103863080 gene encoding heavy metal-associated isoprenylated plant protein 45 isoform X3, which produces MLDWIHGHSRFPLALSVVELLVDMDCQGCETKVRRAISKLSGVNTVEIDVDRQKVTVTGYIDREEVLRIVKRTGRAAEFWPFPYNGYYGGYYTYPSQYLEQSNQKINNHGENTISYGGNYNFYEDSSINGYYPRSPQKVDENDIHLFSDDNVHACLVM; this is translated from the exons atgcttgattggatacatggACACTCTCGGTTTCCCCTCGCTCTATCT GTTGTGGAGCTTTTGGTAGATATGGATTGCCAAGGATGTGAAACTAAAGTTCGAAGAGCCATTTCCAAACTCAGTg GAGTGAATACGGTAGAGATAGACGTGGATCGACAAAAGGTGACGGTCACAGGGTACATTGATAGGGAAGAGGTACTTAGAATCGTGAAACGAACGGGACGAGCCGCAGAGTTCTGGCCATTCCCGTATAACGGATATTACGGCGGCTATTACACATATCCTTCTCAATATTTGGAACAATCGaatcagaaaataaataatcatgGAGAAAACACTATTTCATACGGTGGGAACTACAATTTCTACGAAGATTCTTCTATCAACGGGTATTATCCTCGTTCACCCCAAAAAGTTGATGAAAATGATATTCATCTCTTTAGCGATGACAATGTACATGCTTGTTTAGTCATgtaa
- the LOC103863078 gene encoding probable aquaporin SIP2-1 isoform X1 has translation MGRIGIVVSDLVLSFMWTWAGVLVNILVHGVLGFSRKDTTGEIVRYLFSVISMFVFAFLQKLSKGGLYNPLTALAAGVTGGFSNFIFTVLVRIPVEVIGSILGVKHIIHVFPEIGKGPKLNVAIHHGALTEGILTFFIVMLSLGLARKIPGSFFMKTWIGSIAKLTLHVLGADLTGGCMNPAAVMGWAYARGEHITQEHLLVYWLGPIKATLLAVWFFNVVFKPLTEEEEKPKAKTD, from the exons ATGGGTCGAATCGGTATAGTGGTTTCTGATCTTGTGCTGTCCTTTATGTGGACATGGGCAGGAGTTCTTGTCAACATCTTAGTTCACGGAGTACTCGGATTCAGCCGGAAAGATACCACCGGCGAGATCGTCCGGTATCTCTTCTCCGTCATCTCCATGTTCGTCTTCGCATTCCTTCAGAAACTCAGCAAAGGTGGACTTTACAACCCTTTAACCGCTTTGGCTGCTGGTGTCACCGGTGGCTTCAGCAATTTCATCTTCACCGTCTTGGTTCGAATCCCCGTTGAG GTGATAGGATCAATCCTTGGGGTGAAACATATCATTCATGTTTTCCCTGAGATTGGGAAAGGACCAAAACTAAACGTAGCAATCCATCACGGCGCTTTAACCGAGGGGATACTAACATTTTTTATTGTCATGCTCTCGCTGGGACTAGCAAGGAAGATCCCTGGAAGTTTCTTCATGAAGACTTGGATTGGTAGTATTGCTAAGTTAACTCTCCATGTTCTTGGAGCTGATCTAACCGGTGGATGCATGAATCCAGCAGCG GTTATGGGATGGGCCTATGCACGAGGTGAACATATAACACAAGAGCATCTACTTGTGTATTGGCTAGGACCTATCAAGGCTACGTTGCTGGCTGTTTGGTTCTTCAATGTTGTGTTTAAGCCTCTcaccgaagaagaagagaaacctAAGGCTAAAACTGATTGA
- the LOC103863337 gene encoding magnesium-protoporphyrin IX monomethyl ester [oxidative] cyclase, chloroplastic produces MHVIIETNRTTARIFPAVLDVENPEFKRKLDRMVVINEKLMAVGQTDDPSFVKNLKRIPLIAGLVSEILAAYLMPPVESGSVDFAEFEPNLVY; encoded by the exons ATGCACGTCATCATTGAG ACAAACCGAACCACGGCTAGAATATTCCCGGCAGTGTTGGATGTTGAGAACCCTGAGTTCAAGAGGAAGCTAGATAGAATGGTTGTGATCAATGAGAAGCTGATGGCTGTAGGACAAACAGACGATCCTTCCTTTGTCAAGAACCTCAAGAGGATTCCTCTCATTGCTGGTTTAGTATCTGAGATCTTGGCTGCCTATCTCATGCCTCCTGTTGAGTCTGGATCTGTTGACTTTGCTGAGTTTGAGCCTAATCTTGTCTATTAA
- the LOC103863080 gene encoding heavy metal-associated isoprenylated plant protein 45 isoform X1 produces MFFNTPFIISFDLSNVYFLLLFKVVELLVDMDCQGCETKVRRAISKLSGVNTVEIDVDRQKVTVTGYIDREEVLRIVKRTGRAAEFWPFPYNGYYGGYYTYPSQYLEQSNQKINNHGENTISYGGNYNFYEDSSINGNHLRKRYVIHHKSKVTQDEGGITQGRSKDMLSL; encoded by the exons ATGTTCTTCAACACGCCGTTTATTATTTCTTTCGATCTCTCTAATGTATATTTTCTTCTGTTGTTCAAGGTTGTGGAGCTTTTGGTAGATATGGATTGCCAAGGATGTGAAACTAAAGTTCGAAGAGCCATTTCCAAACTCAGTg GAGTGAATACGGTAGAGATAGACGTGGATCGACAAAAGGTGACGGTCACAGGGTACATTGATAGGGAAGAGGTACTTAGAATCGTGAAACGAACGGGACGAGCCGCAGAGTTCTGGCCATTCCCGTATAACGGATATTACGGCGGCTATTACACATATCCTTCTCAATATTTGGAACAATCGaatcagaaaataaataatcatgGAGAAAACACTATTTCATACGGTGGGAACTACAATTTCTACGAAGATTCTTCTATCAACGG AAATCATTTGAGGAAACGATATGTGATTCATCACAAAAGCAAAGTCACTCAAGATGAAGGTGGTATAACCCAAGGAAGGTCCAAAGATATGCTTTCACTCTAG
- the LOC103863080 gene encoding heavy metal-associated isoprenylated plant protein 45 isoform X2 gives MLDWIHGHSRFPLALSVVELLVDMDCQGCETKVRRAISKLSGVNTVEIDVDRQKVTVTGYIDREEVLRIVKRTGRAAEFWPFPYNGYYGGYYTYPSQYLEQSNQKINNHGENTISYGGNYNFYEDSSINGNHLRKRYVIHHKSKVTQDEGGITQGRSKDMLSL, from the exons atgcttgattggatacatggACACTCTCGGTTTCCCCTCGCTCTATCT GTTGTGGAGCTTTTGGTAGATATGGATTGCCAAGGATGTGAAACTAAAGTTCGAAGAGCCATTTCCAAACTCAGTg GAGTGAATACGGTAGAGATAGACGTGGATCGACAAAAGGTGACGGTCACAGGGTACATTGATAGGGAAGAGGTACTTAGAATCGTGAAACGAACGGGACGAGCCGCAGAGTTCTGGCCATTCCCGTATAACGGATATTACGGCGGCTATTACACATATCCTTCTCAATATTTGGAACAATCGaatcagaaaataaataatcatgGAGAAAACACTATTTCATACGGTGGGAACTACAATTTCTACGAAGATTCTTCTATCAACGG AAATCATTTGAGGAAACGATATGTGATTCATCACAAAAGCAAAGTCACTCAAGATGAAGGTGGTATAACCCAAGGAAGGTCCAAAGATATGCTTTCACTCTAG
- the LOC103863078 gene encoding probable aquaporin SIP2-1 isoform X2, producing the protein MGRIGIVVSDLVLSFMWTWAGVLVNILVHGVLGFSRKDTTGEIVRYLFSVISMFVFAFLQKLSKGGLYNPLTALAAGVTGGFSNFIFTVLVRIPVEVIGSILGVKHIIHVFPEIGKGPKLNVAIHHGALTEGILTFFIVMLSLGLARKIPGSFFMKTWIGSIAKLTLHVLGADLTGGCMNPAAVMGWAYARGEHITQEHLLVYWLGPIKATLLAVWFFNVVFKPLTEEEEKPKAKTEFHNVFLYVANSTVTISSIKSEFWLIQCAM; encoded by the exons ATGGGTCGAATCGGTATAGTGGTTTCTGATCTTGTGCTGTCCTTTATGTGGACATGGGCAGGAGTTCTTGTCAACATCTTAGTTCACGGAGTACTCGGATTCAGCCGGAAAGATACCACCGGCGAGATCGTCCGGTATCTCTTCTCCGTCATCTCCATGTTCGTCTTCGCATTCCTTCAGAAACTCAGCAAAGGTGGACTTTACAACCCTTTAACCGCTTTGGCTGCTGGTGTCACCGGTGGCTTCAGCAATTTCATCTTCACCGTCTTGGTTCGAATCCCCGTTGAG GTGATAGGATCAATCCTTGGGGTGAAACATATCATTCATGTTTTCCCTGAGATTGGGAAAGGACCAAAACTAAACGTAGCAATCCATCACGGCGCTTTAACCGAGGGGATACTAACATTTTTTATTGTCATGCTCTCGCTGGGACTAGCAAGGAAGATCCCTGGAAGTTTCTTCATGAAGACTTGGATTGGTAGTATTGCTAAGTTAACTCTCCATGTTCTTGGAGCTGATCTAACCGGTGGATGCATGAATCCAGCAGCG GTTATGGGATGGGCCTATGCACGAGGTGAACATATAACACAAGAGCATCTACTTGTGTATTGGCTAGGACCTATCAAGGCTACGTTGCTGGCTGTTTGGTTCTTCAATGTTGTGTTTAAGCCTCTcaccgaagaagaagagaaacctAAGGCTAAAACTGA ATTTCATAATGTGTTTTTGTATGTAGCAAACTCAACTGTAACAATCAGTTCAATAAAATCTGAATTTTGGCTAATACAATGTGCAATGTGA
- the LOC103863079 gene encoding 50S ribosomal protein 5, chloroplastic isoform X2 has product MSLLCFNPLAPLSSQRLQLSSSASPVFILKPNRVSLNGYNLSISNGRAVIVKAAASGVDGAEAESNEEPPKTVVAAVPVDKLPLESKEAKEKMLLEQRMKMKLAKKIRLRRKRLVRKRKLRKKGRWPPSKMKKLKNV; this is encoded by the exons ATGTCTCTTCTCTGTTTCAATCCTCTCGCTCCTCTCTCTTCTCAAAGGCTTCAGCTTTCGTCTTCCGCTTCACCAG TTTTCATCCTTAAACCCAATAGAGTCTCACTCAATGGGTACAATTTGAGCATTAGCAATGGAAGAGCAGTGATTGTGAAGGCAGCTGCTTCTGGCGTGGACGGAGCTGAGGCTGAGAGCAATGAGGAACCACCTAAGactgttgttgctgctgttCCTGTGGATAAACTACCGTTGGAATCAAAAGAAGCTAAAGAGAAGATGTTGCTGGAACagaggatgaagatgaagctGGCCAAGAAGATTAGGCTAAGGAGGAAACGTCTGGTTCGTAAGCGGAAGTTGAGGAAGAAAGGTCGATGGCCACCTTCCAAGATGAAGAAGCTCAAGAATGTCTAG